From a region of the Lactuca sativa cultivar Salinas chromosome 4, Lsat_Salinas_v11, whole genome shotgun sequence genome:
- the LOC111919884 gene encoding protein IQ-DOMAIN 19, whose product MGKAGRWIKNLLGKKEEKINKKEGGPTSPPCTTAIIPATPSPSHRRRWSFRKSNNKEIVVNHKSCRSFDSIITSQLVSQALFDYAIQQQNYTTMLVVPPPKAATYGLPRVVLAAAATRIQAAFRSYLARRALCALRGLVKLQALVRGHLVRKRTTTMVRCMKALVSIQVRARYQRIQMVEDVESQSHLHATSRRGFVIAHERRLSAPQFDHNDNIGQFESKTSGFITYRQSSRRFSIDSLPWKQENSPRLQNKPVNAAYSTVSQMGSQSHHDEPNYMTRTKSSRAKTRSQSEPRQRPTKQKRENRQNSSSNEALGSKVVRTHNHQKVHSGCVAKAHRSSKSINDSEFDSASTCTNGSSYCITQMTENLY is encoded by the exons ATGGGTAAGGCAGGTAGATGGATCAAAAACTTGTTAGGCAAAAAGGAGGAGAAAATCAACAAGAAAGAAGGTGGCCCCACATCTCCACCATGCACCACCGCCATTATTCCAGCAACTCCATCACCTTCTCACCGGAGGAGATGGAGCTTTAGGAAATCAAATAACAAAGAAATAGTAGTCAATCACAAGAGTTGCCGATCATTTGACTCCATCATCACCTCCCAGTTAGTTTCACAAGCTTTGTTCGACTATGCGATTCAGCAGCAAAACTACACCACCATGTTGGTGGTGCCGCCTCCCAAAGCCGCCACATATGGACTCCCTCGTGTGGTTTTAGCTGCAGCTGCAACAAGAATTCAAGCGGCTTTCCGTTCATATTTG GCACGAAGGGCGTTGTGTGCTTTACGTGGATTAGTGAAGCTACAAGCTTTGGTGAGGGGACACTTGGTGCGTAAGCGAACCACAACCATGGTTAGATGCATGAAGGCACTTGTCTCTATTCAAGTTAGAGCTCGATATCAAAGAATTCAAATGGTTGAGGATGTGGAATCACAATCCCATCTTCATGCCACAAGTAGAAGAGGATTTGTGATAGCTCATGAACGTCGTCTCAGTGCACCACAATTC GATCACAATGACAATATCGGACAATTCGAAAGCAAGACAAGCGGCTTTATAACTTATCGACAGTCATCACGCAGATTCTCAATAGATTCATTGCCATGGAAACAAGAAAATTCACCCAGACTGCAAAATAAGCCAGTAAACGCGGCTTATTCTACAGTGTCACAAATGGGATCACAATCACATCACGATGAACCCAATTACATGACCCGAACAAAGTCTTCAAGAGCAAAAACACGGTCACAAAGCGAACCAAGACAACGACCCACAAAACAAAAACGCGAAAATAGACaaaattcatcatcaaatgaagcTCTTGGTTCAAAGGTGGTTCGAACCCACAACCATCAAAAGGTGCACTCGGGTTGTGTGGCTAAGGCTCATCGGTCATCAAAATCGATCAATGATTCTGAATTCGACTCAGCAAGTACTTGTACTAATGGCTCATCTTATTGTATAACTCAG ATGACTGAAAATCTCTATTAG